From Periophthalmus magnuspinnatus isolate fPerMag1 chromosome 6, fPerMag1.2.pri, whole genome shotgun sequence:
GTTATCGGGTCATGTACAAGTTATGCAACCAGCGATTTGATACAACAGTGTTTAACTTGTTCTCTGCAGATCTCATCTACCTCCAAAAAAGCATTTATTACAATACTTATTTAACTGTCCTGTGCACTTAAAACACCTCTGAATGATTTCATTTGTCTGACATATTCTagtccactgtttttttttttcacatgccATGTACAATAAGTATCAAACTCTGACTCCAACTAAAGGGCTGTACTGTAACAATGTCTATGGTAAaaggtcatggtcacatttttatatagcgcttttccacctttaagacaCTCAGAGCTCTTTACAttaggaaccacacacacattcacacacacacatttacacacacacattcatacacagcgtccacagacactgggggcgctggggagtgaagtgtcttgcctgaggacacaacgacagcattcatctgtggagctggaccaaggctcaaccaatgatgtttacatcgagagcaggattcgaaccccaaccttcagatcagtggacaaacactgtgCTGCTATTGCCCATATTATATTGAACTTACACTTCTCTGTTGCATCTGTCCCTTTACGTTGATAAGTACCTCACTACACACCTCTGTTTCTCATCTCATATTtcttacacattacacattacttATGTGTTTTTCTCCTGTAAATATATACTCCATGTTGTAAGTATTGATGCTTGccaattgaaaataaataaacaaataaaaagtaaatcaataaatgtactgtacttgattttaaaaacatggaaaacagaattttctttttttcactttttgcagtggtctaacATCATCACtattactttatgcattctgagtaattattaattattcaccatgatgagtttataagcactttttttttttttttttctggcacGGTATTACTAACAACTAGGATGCTAATGCACGCTTCCTAATTaccagaaaataaaatgttttctaataagATGGAGACAATGTTGTTTTATGTCCCTGGGCACATTTTACTCAGATACatggaggaaaaaaatacaagagcTTTAATACAATGTTTGATAGGAGCAAAATACTGAAAAAGAATATCTCTAGtaagtactagtactactagtactgaGCTACATGCGGTGGTGGAAGAAACAGTCaatattgttatttaaataaaagtacaaataatgtagcaaaagtaaaaaaaaataaaaaaaatactcaagtaaaagtatcacatgtaagtaaaaatattaaaactaccagtttaaaaatgtgcttgatTTCCTTGGACCCGAGCTCTTTTGTGACTTTATTAATGTCACTTTGTTCTTTgagctgattggacctgatgagtaattatctttttacattatgagaaaaatgctgtccacatatgaggacatttgttctatattttaatcattttgatcaaacacaataaagtcacatttgaatcatgatttgcaaaaactatttattaaatgcctgaaacagcaacatttttcctaagtaaaaataaaatgagaaacaacagtTGAGTTCTCATGAGAAGAGCTGCTGACACGAGCTGGAAGACACATAAGTCCATCTGGAGTCTGAACTATAATGTGTTATACTCTTCTGTCACCACTGAGGGGCAGtgtaatgtcctcatatgtggacaccaggaccttgtggAGAAAAAACTTGTATTGTGGggtagacaacccaaaatgtggaCACCGGGACCTAGGAGGTTaacaagtacaaagtaaaagtatttcacacagctTTTGAGGTCTTTTAGGGCtccaaatgtaatgattttgataaagatctgTGCTGaattctgaacatgttaaaaataaaccctcattCTTTATCATAAAATACTTTACTtgtcagtccagttaaaaaatgtagtggagtagaaagtacagagacctgaagtaaaagtaaaacatatccacATTAAAACCTAAAGTATTGACATATTTGAACGTAAACGTAAACATCCCATAATACTGGGGGCACTGTGTCCATGTTGGGAATGTTAAAGAGGCGCAGGGTCACTCCTCATCTCCACTGTCCACGGGCTTTAATGTGTCCCACACAACAGGCAACACTCAAGAGAAATACTGCATgaggttaccatggtgacggcCCGGGACACTTAACCTCCGCCCAGGAGGGAtggaacaagagagagagaaagagaggtaaagaagagagaggacagaggatatGATGAAAAGAGTGAGGATGAGAgacagaacaagagagagagaaagagaggtaaagaagagagaggacagaggatatgacgaaaagagagaggatgagagacagaacaagagagagaggaagagagggtaaagaagagagaggacggAGGATATGATGAAAAGAGCGAGGATGAGAgacagaacaagagagagaggaagagagaggaagagagagggcaaAGAAGAAAGAGAACAGAAATATGAAGAAAAGAGCCAGGaccgaaagagagagaggaaaagagagagagaaagagggtgcaaagaagagagaagagagagaacagaaatATGGTGAAAAGAGCCAGGaccgaaagagagagaggatgagagagaagaaaagagagggcaaagaagagagagaacagaaatATGAGGAAAAGAgcaagggaagagagagaggaaaggagagggaaaagaagagagaacaGAAATATGAAGAAAAGAGCAAgaactgaaagagagagaggatgagagaaaagaaaagagaggggaaagagtgGTTAAAgaagacagaacagaaacatGATGAAAAGAGTGAGGaccaaaagagagaggaaaagagagagtgaaaagagGGGGCAAAGAAGAGAGTGAACAGAAACACGGAAAGCTAGAAAAGAGAATGATGAAAAAAGCAAATatctacagagagagaggatgagagacagaaacagagacagtGAAAGAGGGggcaaagaagagagagaatagaaacACAGAAAGCTAGAAAAGAGAATGATGAAAAGAGCAAAGATCgacagagagaggatgagagacatgaaaagagagagtgaaagagggggTTAAGAAGAGAGAGGGCCAAAAGAGAGAGGATgcgagagaggaaaagagaaaggagaggaaataGAAaggtggaaagagagaaagaaagagaaaggaaaagagaagagagatgagaggcaacaggagaaagacagaaagagagagagcgggaacTGAAGATTTAAACAGAAAAGGACAGGAAGGAAAGGAAAGATGTAAAAAGAGAGAGCTAGAggtaaagaggagagggagaaggaaaagagaaggaTAAAGTAAAGGGACAAatagacagtgagacagagtaagaaagggaggaaagaaagTGGGAGGAtagtgagaggaagagaaagagggagagagtgataaagatgagagagggatggaaagagacaggagagaaattGAGAGTAGAAGAGAtaaagagatagaaagagagaggaggaatagagagtaagacagagaggaaagagaggaggaagatagTGAGAGGAagtaagaaagagagaaggagaaagagagacagggatagagagagaaagtaagacagagaaggaagagagatggagaaaggtgACAGtaagaggtaaagagagaggaggaatagaAAGAGAGACCgagaagaagagagatggaaaggaTGGCAAGAGATAAAAAAGGTAAAGAGacaggagggatagagagagaaagtaagacagagggtaagagagatgagaggatagtaagagacagagagagagagaagtaaagAGAGAAAGGTAATAGAAAGAGAAAGTAAGGCACAGAAgaagagatgagaaagagagaggacagaaacagacagggagagagaggaatagagtgagaaagagagagagagcaagtgGAGTAAAACAGGTTTCAGGGCCTTTTTGCACCTCAGCGCTTGGAGAAATTGTCCCGACAGAGCTGAGTCGGGTCTGTGGAGGTGATTCGCTCCCAGCCTCAGACAGAGAAGtcaggcggccattttgtcctCTTCTCCCGGGCCACTCTCTATTGACCTTGGCACTTTTCTAATACCACGTCTCCACACATGACGGGACGGAGGCAGGTCTGGGCTCACCTCGACTCTGCAGAGTAAAAGACATTTGAcacatgaatgtatttttataattaggacctggtttggtgggattgtacttgaggtaaatattcatcatttttAAGTCAGTTTGTaaagaaatatagaaaaaaagacaaaacacagaatCTCCTCATGTCATCAGCTGTTCTTCATGCATTAATTTAACAACATATGTTTactttatggttgctaggtaacagttatggcatTATGGGCGTCATGTCTGCTGCCCGcgtccaaacaggaagtcacaTCATCAACTGGATTTATaatgattaaaacaaaactagaaaagagTTAGAGAGatatttttgtcaaatcttaaatataatgatagaTGTggaaggatagagagaggaagagagaaagacagaagaaaagagaaaggaggaatgGACAGAAAGTAAGA
This genomic window contains:
- the LOC129456330 gene encoding uncharacterized protein LOC129456330 encodes the protein VKKREDGGYDEKSEDERQNKRERKREEERGEGKEWLKKTEQKHDEKSEDQKREEKRE